Proteins encoded by one window of Juglans regia cultivar Chandler chromosome 15, Walnut 2.0, whole genome shotgun sequence:
- the LOC109020651 gene encoding disease resistance protein RPV1-like isoform X2, whose protein sequence is MAFTSNIQTTPSSSSSCSKHQWKYEVFLSFRGETRETFTSHLCNELREKLIYTFMDDVRLEIGRPIKKELLDAIEKSRMAVIIVSKEYASSTWCLEELAKIVECMKDRELKVLPIFYHVSPSDARKQEEGTFRDAFAKHEKNLKNKENVQTWRNALKEVANLSGYHLKNGDESKFIKKIVERISIELSNTRPSGDENNQLVGIDSRVKEMYLDYFDIGSNDVRFIGIWGMSGMGKTTLARVIFLKYNHLFRARSFLENVSLVSKRNGLVALQENLLSDMKLKDDQEKWDVLKGIDVIRNRLRYTKVLIVLDDVDEKEQLETLAGNCNWFGPGSRIIVTTKDRHLLTRHRVRFIYPIKGLHKKEALQLFSQQAFHDPDQCEEQDFLDLCNDYVSYADGHPLTLKVLGSSLFGKGREVWRSSLNRLQVLPHRDIVKKLKIGFDALGETEKKVFLDIACFFNGEDKDRVVDLLEGSDCFPNVDIETLVDKSLITILGRKLWMHSLLQRLGWEIVRCEYPKKLGKRSRLWRRDEILEVLRKKYGTYKVEGIMLSTSSSHQEEDLNPEAFSKMNKLRLIKICDVNLPRGLNSLSNGLQLIDWHEYPLRSTAESFQPINLVELIMHRSSFLQLPMAFLNLNKLKVMDFSGSENLLMTPDFSGCPSLQRLIFEGCTRLYEVHPSIGALNQLILLNLKDCKSLSRLPHEINLESLNLLILSGCSRLSKFPEIGQNMKHLSELYLDGTAIQELPLSILHLTGLTLLNLGESKQLLVFPSVISFLPALKTLILSGCKGQPPSSVLFSIGAPLTLSLPSFFSGLTSLVALDLCGCNLLDGALPDNLSSLTSLESLNLSRNNFTRLPESISQLPKLKFLYLDNCSKLQLLPNLPSTTQFVMARECTSLQNYSNQVVVSTSGGGEFTVINCLSLAANEEDILSEVSVLDRHFHPLWMEEQIHQSEEYHGISQTTIPMWFNQNYWSSISIPLPYDLSKDSSWRGIVLHTVLDTDFQGVTLADASYNSYELICSLDIDGGPATFSVVLPKYQRIRDRSFGLCLYISHARLRNQLDQCNCFTARFTSNSPSIAIRGCGARILYKQDMMQFVQIVSQKNFGWRLLLAQVHSSFQLGPYDEFYAASPLDFHPSTRYSSCFPPSKVQDWFTHQSCGQSVAIDIPPRLYYNDNWMGLVLYASFSIRRDPETLLDNCQLQMGILSFHTSRHAIKRFVTRGGFCWIAYIPGNQLTGWLHDSSHIAASFVSDCPFITMDKCALRILYKHDQVQFEQELKHCNDLFSEYRDSTGPFMAALEKSNETTVPVHSNKDLKIEISIRGIRCQEKTNKTRSRSNLMDRVYDSCYRPSKILEWFTHRSADSVVTIPLPSNDRTSWIGLALCASLSVPGHSSYVADNLVSRLPSNLICDLETDIDRVERFHTYCLTEHDLKLLSKLGGFIWLSYIPRRLFPDFMDECSWIDASISTDYPGLMVKKCGFRLLYNEEELNDQFEETKSHFSNTPDDIKDLWGKLYHVDPKNSRDTLISCSLKYCWKFFFYYFLGSFIEKTVGSSFFYILYFIFLFYKKDRRKFICNFFMKIFR, encoded by the exons AAACCCGTGAGACATTTACAAGCCATCTATGTAATGAATTGCGTGAGAAATTGATCTACACCTTTATGGATGATGTAAGACTGGAGATCGGAAGACCCATTAAGAAGGAACTCTTGGATGCAATAGAGAAGTCAAGAATGGCGGTCATCATTGTTTCGAAAGAGTATGCATCGTCCACATGGTGCTTGGAAGAACTTGCAAAGATTGTTGAATGCATGAAAGATAGAGAGTTGAAAGTTTTGCCCATTTTCTATCATGTAAGTCCTAGTGATGCACGGAAACAGGAGGAAGGCACCTTTAGAGATGCCTTTGCTAAACACGAAAAAAATCttaagaacaaagaaaatgtgCAAACTTGGAGAAATGCTTTGAAAGAAGTGGCCAATCTCTCTGGATACCATTTAAAGAACGG GGATGAGTCAaagtttatcaaaaaaattgttgaaaggATATCTATAGAATTGAGCAACACCCGCCCAAGTGGTGATGAGAACAACCAGCTTGTTGGGATAGACTCTCGTGTTAAGGAAATGTATTtggattattttgatattggaTCGAATGATGTTCGCTTTATAGGGATATGGGGGATGAGTGGAATGGGCAAGACAACTCTTGCACGAGTTATTTTTCTGAAGTACAATCATCTATTCCGAGCTAGAAGCTTTCTCGAAAATGTTAGTTTGGTTTCTAAAAGAAATGGTCTAGTTGCTTTACAAGAAAATCTCCTTTCTGATATGAAGTTGAAGGATGACCAAGAAAAATGGGATGTGCTTAAGGGAATTGATGTGATAAGGAATCGATTACGTTACACAAAAGTTCTTATTgttcttgatgatgtggatgaaAAAGAACAATTAGAAACATTAGCTGGGAACTGCAATTGGTTTGGACCAGGGAGTAGAATCATTGTGACCACTAAAGATAGACATTTGTTAACAAGACATAGAGTGCGATTTATATACCCGATTAAAGGACTACACAAAAAGGAGGCTTTACAGCTTTTTAGTCAACAAGCTTTTCATGACCCTGATCAATGTGAAGAACAAGACTTTTTGGATCTATGCAATGACTATGTGAGTTATGCCGACGGTCATCCTTTAACTCTTAAAGTTTTGGGTTCCTCCCTGTTTGGAAAAGGAAGAGAGGTATGGAGAAGTTCTTTGAATAGATTACAAGTACTTCCTCATAGGGATATTGTAAAGAAACTCAAAATAGGTTTTGATGCATTGGGGGAGACAGAGAAAAAAGTGTTCTTAGATATTGCATGTTTCTTCAACGGGGAAGACAAAGATCGAGTAGTAGATTTATTGGAAGGTTCTGATTGCTTCCCTAACGTTGATATCGAAACTCTTGTGGACAAATCTCTTATCACTATTTTGGGGAGAAAATTGTGGATGCATAGTTTATTACAAAGACTGGGATGGGAAATTGTTCGCTGTGAATACCCTAAAAAGCTTGGAAAACGCAGCAGATTATGGCGTCGTGATGAGATCCTTGAAGTTCTACGGAAGAAATAT GGAACATATAAAGTCGAAGGCATAATGTTAAGTACCTCGTCTTCACACCAAGAAGAAGACTTGAATCCTGAAGCCTTTTCAAAAATGAATAAActtagattaattaaaatatgtgatGTGAATCTTCCACGGGGCCTTAATTCTCTCTCTAACGGTTTACAACTAATCGACTGGCACGAATATCCTTTGAGGTCCACAGCGGAGAGTTTTCAACCAATCAATCTTGTTGAACTCATTATGCATCGCAGCAGCTTTTTGCAATTACCAATGGCTTTTCTT AatttaaacaagttgaaagtcatGGACTTCAGTGGCTCTGAAAACTTGTTGATGACTCCGGACTTCTCTGGATGCCCAAGTCTTCAAAGGTTAATTTTTGAAGGTTGCACAAGATTGTATGAAGTTCATCCATCTATTGGAGCTCTCAATCAGCTCATTCTATTAAATCTCAAAGATTGTAAATCTCTGAGTAGGCTTCCGCATGAGATCAACTTGGAATCATTGAATCTTCTGATATTATCGGGTTGTTCAAGACTCTCTAAGTTTCCAGAGATTGGGCAGAATATGAAACATTTGTCAGAGCTTTATTTGGATGGGACTGCCATTCAGGAACTCCCATTATCAATTCTACATCTAACTGGCCTGACATTACTAAATCTTGGAGAGTCCAAGCAGCTTTTGGTTTTTCCGAGTGTCATCAGTTTTTTACCTGCTCTTAAAACCCTCATTCTCTCTGGATGCAAAGGTCAACCTCCTTCCTCTGTTTTATTTTCAATTGGTGCACCCCTCACCTTGTCGTTGCCTAGCTTTTTTTCAGGGTTGACCTCTTTGGTAGCTCTAGATCTTTGTGGTTGCAATCTATTGGATGGAGCACTCCCTGACAATCTTAGTAGCTTAACCTCCTTGGAGTCTCTGAATTTGAGCAGAAACAATTTCACACGTTTGCCAGAGAGCATTTCTCAGCTTCCAAAGCTTAAGTTTCTTTATTTGGATAATTGTAGCAAGCTTCAGTTATTGCCAAATCTTCCCTCAACTACACAATTTGTAATGGCTCGAGAATGTACTTCACTCCAAAATTATTCCAATCAAGTTGTAGTGTCGACTTCAGGTGGAGGAGAGTTCACTGTTATTAACTGTCTTAGCTTGGCTGCCAATGAAGAAGACATTCTAAGTGAGGTTTCCGTGCTAGATAGACACTTTCACCCATTGTGGAtggag GAGCAAATTCATCAAAGTGAAGAATATCATGGCATTTCTCAGACTACAATTCCAATGTGGTTCAATCAAAACTACTGGTCATCAATATCGATCCCATTACCATACGATCTCTCTAAAGATAGTAGTTGGAGAGGAATTGTGTTGCATACAGTGCTAGATACTGATTTTCAAGGTGTAACTTTGGCTGATGCCTCGTATAATTCTTATGAGTTGATATGTAGCTTGGACATAGATGGAGGTCCTGCAACTTTTTCCGTAGTCCTCCCTAAATACCAACGCATCCGCGATCGTTCATTTGGACTTTGCCTATATATATCGCATGCGAGGCTTAGGAACCAACTAGACCAGTGCAACTGCTTCACCGCTCGGTTTACATCCAACAGCCCTAGTATTGCTATCAGAGGTTGTGGCGCTCGTATCCTCTACAAGCAAGATATGATGCAGTTCGTACAAATCGTAAGCCAGAAAAATTTTGGATGGAGACTTCTACTAGCTCAAGTACATAGTAGTTTTCAGCTTGGGCCTTATGATGAATTCTATGCAGCTAGCCCGCTG GACTTTCATCCCTCCACTAGGTATAGTTCTTGTTTCCCTCCGAGTAAAGTTCAAGACTGGTTCACTCATCAAAGTTGTGGACAATCAGTGGCAATTGACATACCCCCAAGATTGTACTATAATGATAATTGGATGGGACTTGTTCTATATGCTTCTTTTTCAATTCGCAGGGATCCAGAAACCCTCCTTGACAATTGTCAATTGCAAATGGGTATCCTTTCTTTCCACACCAGTAGACATGCAATCAAGCGGTTTGTTACTCGAGGTGGCTTTTGTTGGATAGCCTACATACCAGGTAATCAATTGACTGGTTGGCTACATGACAGCAGCCACATTGCAGCATCATTTGTGAGTGATTGTCCATTCATTACAATGGATAAATGTGCACTTCGTATTTTGTACAAGCATGATCAAGTACAATTCGAGCAAGAACTAAAACATTGCAATGATTTGTTTTCTGAGTACCGAGATTCCACGGGTCCTTTTATGGCTGCtctagaaaaatcaaatgaAACAACAGTACCTGTCCACTCTAATAAGGACCTCAAAATTGAAATATCGATAAGGGGCATTCGTTGTCAGGAGAAGACTAATAAAACTCGCAGTAGAAGTAACCTTATG GATCGTGTATATGATTCATGTTATCGTCCAAGTAAAATTCTGGAGTGGTTCACCCATCGGAGTGCCGACTCCGTTGTGACAATCCCTTTGCCTTCAAATGATCGTACTTCTTGGATTGGACTTGCTCTTTGTGCTTCTCTTTCTGTCCCAGGGCATTCAAGTTACGTTGCTGACAATCTGGTTTCCCGACTTCCTTCCAACCTCATTTGTGATCTAGAAACCGATATTGACAGAGTGGAACGTTTCCATACCTATTGCCTCACTGAACATGATCTCAAGTTGCTGTCAAAGCTAGGTGGATTCATCTGGCTGTCATATATACCACGCCGGTTGTTTccagattttatggatgaatgcaGTTGGATTGATGCTTCTATCTCAACCGATTACCCAGGCTTGATGGTGAAAAAGTGTGGATTCCGTCTTTTGTACAATGAAGAAGAGCTAAATGATCAATTTGAGGAAACAAAAAGCCATTTCTCAAATACTCCTGATGATATCAAGGATCTCTGGGGGAAATTATATCATGTTGACCCGAAGAACTCTAGGGACACGCTGATCTCTTGCAGCCTTAAATACTGTTGGaagttttttttctattattttttgggttcttTTATAGAAAAGACCGTTggaagttcttttttttatattttatattttatatttttattttataagaaagacCGTAGGAAGTTCATTTGTAAtttctttatgaaaatttttagataa
- the LOC118344726 gene encoding uncharacterized mitochondrial protein AtMg00810-like has translation MNVIGCKWVYKAKLRADSTLERLKAQLVAKGYSQVDGVDFSETFSPVVRPASIRVVLTLATVRKWPLHQLDVKNAFLHGYLNNHVYMHQPPGYIVDLLTRAGMHESKPLSTPMPSKGEQKSGAHELFPDVRTYRSLVGGLQYLTFTRPDISYSVNYVCQFMQTPTVGHFQLVKRILRYLQGTATLGLRILSISTLDLYGFSDADWVGYPTTRRSTIGFCTFLGSNCISWSAKK, from the exons ATGAATGTGATTGGATGCAAGTGGGTGTACAAGGCTAAGTTAAGAGCAGATAGCACATTGGAAAGGCTTAAAGCTCAACTGGTTGCAAAGGGCTATAGTCAAGTAGATGGTGTGGATTTCTCTGAGACTTTTTCGCCTGTGGTAAGGCCAGCTAGTATTCGTGTTGTTCTTACACTTGCTACTGTAAGAAAATGGCCACTTCATCAATTAGATGTTAAGAATGCTTTCCTCCATGGATATCTTAACAATCATGTTTATATGCATCAACCTCCAGG GTATATTGTAGACTTACTCACCCGAGCAGGTATGCATGAGAGTAAGCCACTGTCAACTCCTATGCCATCAAAAGGAGAACAAAAATCTGGTGCTCATGAATTATTTCCTGATGTCAGAACATATAGAAGCCTTGTTGGTGGTTTACAATATTTAACCTTTACAAGACCAGACATTTCCTATAGTGTCAATTATGTTTGCCAATTTATGCAAACTCCAACAGTGGGTCATTTTCAGCTTGTTAAAAGAATCCTAAGATACTTACAAGGCACTGCTACTCTTGGTCTTAGAATTTTGTCCATTAGTACACTTGATCTATATGGGTTTTCAGATGCAGATTGGGTTGGCTACCCAACTACAAGAAGGTCTACAATAGGTTTTTGCACGTTTCTTGGAAGTAATTGTATATCATGGAGTGCAAAGAAATAA
- the LOC109020651 gene encoding disease resistance protein RPV1-like isoform X1, whose protein sequence is MAFTSNIQTTPSSSSSCSKHQWKYEVFLSFRGETRETFTSHLCNELREKLIYTFMDDVRLEIGRPIKKELLDAIEKSRMAVIIVSKEYASSTWCLEELAKIVECMKDRELKVLPIFYHVSPSDARKQEEGTFRDAFAKHEKNLKNKENVQTWRNALKEVANLSGYHLKNGDESKFIKKIVERISIELSNTRPSGDENNQLVGIDSRVKEMYLDYFDIGSNDVRFIGIWGMSGMGKTTLARVIFLKYNHLFRARSFLENVSLVSKRNGLVALQENLLSDMKLKDDQEKWDVLKGIDVIRNRLRYTKVLIVLDDVDEKEQLETLAGNCNWFGPGSRIIVTTKDRHLLTRHRVRFIYPIKGLHKKEALQLFSQQAFHDPDQCEEQDFLDLCNDYVSYADGHPLTLKVLGSSLFGKGREVWRSSLNRLQVLPHRDIVKKLKIGFDALGETEKKVFLDIACFFNGEDKDRVVDLLEGSDCFPNVDIETLVDKSLITILGRKLWMHSLLQRLGWEIVRCEYPKKLGKRSRLWRRDEILEVLRKKYGTYKVEGIMLSTSSSHQEEDLNPEAFSKMNKLRLIKICDVNLPRGLNSLSNGLQLIDWHEYPLRSTAESFQPINLVELIMHRSSFLQLPMAFLNLNKLKVMDFSGSENLLMTPDFSGCPSLQRLIFEGCTRLYEVHPSIGALNQLILLNLKDCKSLSRLPHEINLESLNLLILSGCSRLSKFPEIGQNMKHLSELYLDGTAIQELPLSILHLTGLTLLNLGESKQLLVFPSVISFLPALKTLILSGCKGQPPSSVLFSIGAPLTLSLPSFFSGLTSLVALDLCGCNLLDGALPDNLSSLTSLESLNLSRNNFTRLPESISQLPKLKFLYLDNCSKLQLLPNLPSTTQFVMARECTSLQNYSNQVVVSTSGGGEFTVINCLSLAANEEDILSEVSVLDRHFHPLWMEEQIHQSEEYHGISQTTIPMWFNQNYWSSISIPLPYDLSKDSSWRGIVLHTVLDTDFQGVTLADASYNSYELICSLDIDGGPATFSVVLPKYQRIRDRSFGLCLYISHARLRNQLDQCNCFTARFTSNSPSIAIRGCGARILYKQDMMQFVQIVSQKNFGWRLLLAQVHSSFQLGPYDEFYAASPLDFHPSTRYSSCFPPSKVQDWFTHQSCGQSVAIDIPPRLYYNDNWMGLVLYASFSIRRDPETLLDNCQLQMGILSFHTSRHAIKRFVTRGGFCWIAYIPGNQLTGWLHDSSHIAASFVSDCPFITMDKCALRILYKHDQVQFEQELKHCNDLFSEYRDSTGPFMAALEKSNETTVPVHSNKDLKIEISIRGIRCQEKTNKTRSRSNLMQDRVYDSCYRPSKILEWFTHRSADSVVTIPLPSNDRTSWIGLALCASLSVPGHSSYVADNLVSRLPSNLICDLETDIDRVERFHTYCLTEHDLKLLSKLGGFIWLSYIPRRLFPDFMDECSWIDASISTDYPGLMVKKCGFRLLYNEEELNDQFEETKSHFSNTPDDIKDLWGKLYHVDPKNSRDTLISCSLKYCWKFFFYYFLGSFIEKTVGSSFFYILYFIFLFYKKDRRKFICNFFMKIFR, encoded by the exons AAACCCGTGAGACATTTACAAGCCATCTATGTAATGAATTGCGTGAGAAATTGATCTACACCTTTATGGATGATGTAAGACTGGAGATCGGAAGACCCATTAAGAAGGAACTCTTGGATGCAATAGAGAAGTCAAGAATGGCGGTCATCATTGTTTCGAAAGAGTATGCATCGTCCACATGGTGCTTGGAAGAACTTGCAAAGATTGTTGAATGCATGAAAGATAGAGAGTTGAAAGTTTTGCCCATTTTCTATCATGTAAGTCCTAGTGATGCACGGAAACAGGAGGAAGGCACCTTTAGAGATGCCTTTGCTAAACACGAAAAAAATCttaagaacaaagaaaatgtgCAAACTTGGAGAAATGCTTTGAAAGAAGTGGCCAATCTCTCTGGATACCATTTAAAGAACGG GGATGAGTCAaagtttatcaaaaaaattgttgaaaggATATCTATAGAATTGAGCAACACCCGCCCAAGTGGTGATGAGAACAACCAGCTTGTTGGGATAGACTCTCGTGTTAAGGAAATGTATTtggattattttgatattggaTCGAATGATGTTCGCTTTATAGGGATATGGGGGATGAGTGGAATGGGCAAGACAACTCTTGCACGAGTTATTTTTCTGAAGTACAATCATCTATTCCGAGCTAGAAGCTTTCTCGAAAATGTTAGTTTGGTTTCTAAAAGAAATGGTCTAGTTGCTTTACAAGAAAATCTCCTTTCTGATATGAAGTTGAAGGATGACCAAGAAAAATGGGATGTGCTTAAGGGAATTGATGTGATAAGGAATCGATTACGTTACACAAAAGTTCTTATTgttcttgatgatgtggatgaaAAAGAACAATTAGAAACATTAGCTGGGAACTGCAATTGGTTTGGACCAGGGAGTAGAATCATTGTGACCACTAAAGATAGACATTTGTTAACAAGACATAGAGTGCGATTTATATACCCGATTAAAGGACTACACAAAAAGGAGGCTTTACAGCTTTTTAGTCAACAAGCTTTTCATGACCCTGATCAATGTGAAGAACAAGACTTTTTGGATCTATGCAATGACTATGTGAGTTATGCCGACGGTCATCCTTTAACTCTTAAAGTTTTGGGTTCCTCCCTGTTTGGAAAAGGAAGAGAGGTATGGAGAAGTTCTTTGAATAGATTACAAGTACTTCCTCATAGGGATATTGTAAAGAAACTCAAAATAGGTTTTGATGCATTGGGGGAGACAGAGAAAAAAGTGTTCTTAGATATTGCATGTTTCTTCAACGGGGAAGACAAAGATCGAGTAGTAGATTTATTGGAAGGTTCTGATTGCTTCCCTAACGTTGATATCGAAACTCTTGTGGACAAATCTCTTATCACTATTTTGGGGAGAAAATTGTGGATGCATAGTTTATTACAAAGACTGGGATGGGAAATTGTTCGCTGTGAATACCCTAAAAAGCTTGGAAAACGCAGCAGATTATGGCGTCGTGATGAGATCCTTGAAGTTCTACGGAAGAAATAT GGAACATATAAAGTCGAAGGCATAATGTTAAGTACCTCGTCTTCACACCAAGAAGAAGACTTGAATCCTGAAGCCTTTTCAAAAATGAATAAActtagattaattaaaatatgtgatGTGAATCTTCCACGGGGCCTTAATTCTCTCTCTAACGGTTTACAACTAATCGACTGGCACGAATATCCTTTGAGGTCCACAGCGGAGAGTTTTCAACCAATCAATCTTGTTGAACTCATTATGCATCGCAGCAGCTTTTTGCAATTACCAATGGCTTTTCTT AatttaaacaagttgaaagtcatGGACTTCAGTGGCTCTGAAAACTTGTTGATGACTCCGGACTTCTCTGGATGCCCAAGTCTTCAAAGGTTAATTTTTGAAGGTTGCACAAGATTGTATGAAGTTCATCCATCTATTGGAGCTCTCAATCAGCTCATTCTATTAAATCTCAAAGATTGTAAATCTCTGAGTAGGCTTCCGCATGAGATCAACTTGGAATCATTGAATCTTCTGATATTATCGGGTTGTTCAAGACTCTCTAAGTTTCCAGAGATTGGGCAGAATATGAAACATTTGTCAGAGCTTTATTTGGATGGGACTGCCATTCAGGAACTCCCATTATCAATTCTACATCTAACTGGCCTGACATTACTAAATCTTGGAGAGTCCAAGCAGCTTTTGGTTTTTCCGAGTGTCATCAGTTTTTTACCTGCTCTTAAAACCCTCATTCTCTCTGGATGCAAAGGTCAACCTCCTTCCTCTGTTTTATTTTCAATTGGTGCACCCCTCACCTTGTCGTTGCCTAGCTTTTTTTCAGGGTTGACCTCTTTGGTAGCTCTAGATCTTTGTGGTTGCAATCTATTGGATGGAGCACTCCCTGACAATCTTAGTAGCTTAACCTCCTTGGAGTCTCTGAATTTGAGCAGAAACAATTTCACACGTTTGCCAGAGAGCATTTCTCAGCTTCCAAAGCTTAAGTTTCTTTATTTGGATAATTGTAGCAAGCTTCAGTTATTGCCAAATCTTCCCTCAACTACACAATTTGTAATGGCTCGAGAATGTACTTCACTCCAAAATTATTCCAATCAAGTTGTAGTGTCGACTTCAGGTGGAGGAGAGTTCACTGTTATTAACTGTCTTAGCTTGGCTGCCAATGAAGAAGACATTCTAAGTGAGGTTTCCGTGCTAGATAGACACTTTCACCCATTGTGGAtggag GAGCAAATTCATCAAAGTGAAGAATATCATGGCATTTCTCAGACTACAATTCCAATGTGGTTCAATCAAAACTACTGGTCATCAATATCGATCCCATTACCATACGATCTCTCTAAAGATAGTAGTTGGAGAGGAATTGTGTTGCATACAGTGCTAGATACTGATTTTCAAGGTGTAACTTTGGCTGATGCCTCGTATAATTCTTATGAGTTGATATGTAGCTTGGACATAGATGGAGGTCCTGCAACTTTTTCCGTAGTCCTCCCTAAATACCAACGCATCCGCGATCGTTCATTTGGACTTTGCCTATATATATCGCATGCGAGGCTTAGGAACCAACTAGACCAGTGCAACTGCTTCACCGCTCGGTTTACATCCAACAGCCCTAGTATTGCTATCAGAGGTTGTGGCGCTCGTATCCTCTACAAGCAAGATATGATGCAGTTCGTACAAATCGTAAGCCAGAAAAATTTTGGATGGAGACTTCTACTAGCTCAAGTACATAGTAGTTTTCAGCTTGGGCCTTATGATGAATTCTATGCAGCTAGCCCGCTG GACTTTCATCCCTCCACTAGGTATAGTTCTTGTTTCCCTCCGAGTAAAGTTCAAGACTGGTTCACTCATCAAAGTTGTGGACAATCAGTGGCAATTGACATACCCCCAAGATTGTACTATAATGATAATTGGATGGGACTTGTTCTATATGCTTCTTTTTCAATTCGCAGGGATCCAGAAACCCTCCTTGACAATTGTCAATTGCAAATGGGTATCCTTTCTTTCCACACCAGTAGACATGCAATCAAGCGGTTTGTTACTCGAGGTGGCTTTTGTTGGATAGCCTACATACCAGGTAATCAATTGACTGGTTGGCTACATGACAGCAGCCACATTGCAGCATCATTTGTGAGTGATTGTCCATTCATTACAATGGATAAATGTGCACTTCGTATTTTGTACAAGCATGATCAAGTACAATTCGAGCAAGAACTAAAACATTGCAATGATTTGTTTTCTGAGTACCGAGATTCCACGGGTCCTTTTATGGCTGCtctagaaaaatcaaatgaAACAACAGTACCTGTCCACTCTAATAAGGACCTCAAAATTGAAATATCGATAAGGGGCATTCGTTGTCAGGAGAAGACTAATAAAACTCGCAGTAGAAGTAACCTTATGCAG GATCGTGTATATGATTCATGTTATCGTCCAAGTAAAATTCTGGAGTGGTTCACCCATCGGAGTGCCGACTCCGTTGTGACAATCCCTTTGCCTTCAAATGATCGTACTTCTTGGATTGGACTTGCTCTTTGTGCTTCTCTTTCTGTCCCAGGGCATTCAAGTTACGTTGCTGACAATCTGGTTTCCCGACTTCCTTCCAACCTCATTTGTGATCTAGAAACCGATATTGACAGAGTGGAACGTTTCCATACCTATTGCCTCACTGAACATGATCTCAAGTTGCTGTCAAAGCTAGGTGGATTCATCTGGCTGTCATATATACCACGCCGGTTGTTTccagattttatggatgaatgcaGTTGGATTGATGCTTCTATCTCAACCGATTACCCAGGCTTGATGGTGAAAAAGTGTGGATTCCGTCTTTTGTACAATGAAGAAGAGCTAAATGATCAATTTGAGGAAACAAAAAGCCATTTCTCAAATACTCCTGATGATATCAAGGATCTCTGGGGGAAATTATATCATGTTGACCCGAAGAACTCTAGGGACACGCTGATCTCTTGCAGCCTTAAATACTGTTGGaagttttttttctattattttttgggttcttTTATAGAAAAGACCGTTggaagttcttttttttatattttatattttatatttttattttataagaaagacCGTAGGAAGTTCATTTGTAAtttctttatgaaaatttttagataa